One part of the Megachile rotundata isolate GNS110a chromosome 16, iyMegRotu1, whole genome shotgun sequence genome encodes these proteins:
- the Vsp37A gene encoding vacuolar protein sorting 37A — protein MISRIFRGENENVAVKRKRQIDTLKIFNDNVVELREDVEYQVQFNAGERRMAIMVSLSPEFPMEKPVLRVSPPINHPWCNEHSEITSAPGLLNFTVHSDLGRVVQAIIREFSKNPPQLLEDVSPVKSHRDLQGRNSPSYSLQQYTDVQTSYNSYYTTQFPQFSSISANTCIYNYNHTNSGPAYVTDSHTKFGSSSQPSTYSATSRSSSIHNTDPTRYNSNQHGTYLNSHYANANYHQQSLPSQAQTKPQQSVAFPELNSLTNEELKRLNEDDDKLDEFLDNHSDLKDINVAIDEAIDWVQKTAEANIAKEPELRELQSDVANKVQTVTVLKARYDQLIQRYNKLSEVFTPDHIKECLRKAADESHEESEKIAEDFLNRKIDVERFLSTYIECRKLGQARRTKEEKLAHQLNELKRAGY, from the exons ATGATATCGCGAATATTCCGTGGCGAAAATGAAAATGTCGCAGTCAAGAGAAAACGGCAAATCGAtaccttgaaaatttttaatgacaA TGTAGTAGAATTAAGAGAAGATGTTGAGTATCAAGTGCAGTTTAATGCTGGGGAAAGGAGAATGGCTATTATGGTTTCTTTGTCACCTGAGTTTCCGATGGAAAAGCCAGTACTAAGAGTTTCTCCACCCATAAATCATCCTTGGTGTAACGAACATAGTGAAATCACAAGTGCACCAGGACTTCTTAAT TTTACAGTGCACAGTGATCTTGGTCGTGTCGTTCAAGCTATAATTAGGGAATTCAGTAAAAATCCTCCACAACTACTAGAAGATGTTTCTCCTGTGAAATCGCATAGAG ATTTGCAAGGAAGAAATTCACCGTCTTACTCTTTACAACAGTACACAGATGTCCAGACATCATATAATTCTTATTATACTACGCAATTTCCACAATTTTCGTCCATTAGTGCAAATACTTGTATTTataactacaatcatacaaattcgGGTCCCGCGTATGTAACGGATAGCCATACAAAATTTGGTTCTTCGTCGCAACCGTCAACGTATAGTGCGACTTCAAGGAGCAGCTCAATTCATAATACAGATCCAACAAGATACAACTCGAATCAGCATGGAACGTATTTAAATTCCCACTATGCAAATGCAAATTACCATCAGCAATCATTACCGAGTCAAGCGCAAACAAAACCTCAACAAAGCGTAGCATTTCCAGAATTAAACTCTTTAACTAATGAGGAATTGAAACGGCTCAACGAGGATGACGACAAATTAGATGAATTCCTAGATAATCATTCCGATTTAAAAGACATTAACGTAGCTATCGATGAAGCAATAGATTGGGTCCAAAAAACTGCCG AGGCCAACATAGCCAAAGAACCTGAGCTTAGAGAATTACAATCTGATGTAGCAAATAAGGTGCAAACTGTCACTGTATTAAAGGCCAGATACGATCAGTTAATACAAcgatataataaattatctgAAGTGTTTACTCCAGATCATATAAAAGAATGTTTGAGGAAAGCAGCGGATGAAAGTCACGAAGAGAGTGAAAAGATCGCTGAAGACTTCTTGAACAGAAAGATCGACGTTGAACGCTTTCTTAGCACTTATATCGAATGCAGGAAGTTAGGTCAAGCCAGAAGAACTAAAGAAGAAAAGTTGGCGCATCAGTTGAACGAATTAAAACGGGCTGGTTATTAA